One genomic region from Kineobactrum salinum encodes:
- the ubiG gene encoding bifunctional 2-polyprenyl-6-hydroxyphenol methylase/3-demethylubiquinol 3-O-methyltransferase UbiG translates to MNTRHDNVDPQEIAKFEALASRWWDPGGEFRPLHEINPLRANYIDEHSPVAGRRLLDVGCGGGILAEAMAQRGARVMGIDMGEAPLAVARMHLLESGVEVEYRQSTAEALAAEQPEQYDVVCCLEMLEHVPDPEAVVAACAALARPGATVYFSTINRNPKAFAFAIVGAEYLLKLLPAGTHEYTKFIKPSELAGWLRAAGLELRGMTGLSYNPFSRHYRLQPRDVSVNYMVHAVKPGPEPGL, encoded by the coding sequence ATGAACACCCGGCACGACAACGTGGATCCGCAGGAAATCGCCAAATTCGAAGCGCTGGCCTCGCGCTGGTGGGATCCCGGCGGCGAGTTCCGGCCGCTGCACGAAATCAACCCGCTGCGGGCCAACTACATCGACGAGCATTCCCCGGTGGCGGGCCGGCGCCTGCTCGACGTCGGCTGTGGCGGCGGCATCCTGGCCGAGGCGATGGCACAGCGTGGCGCGCGGGTCATGGGCATCGACATGGGCGAGGCGCCGCTGGCGGTCGCCCGGATGCACCTGCTGGAATCCGGCGTGGAAGTGGAGTACAGGCAGTCCACCGCCGAAGCCCTGGCCGCTGAACAGCCAGAACAGTATGACGTGGTCTGCTGCCTGGAAATGCTGGAACATGTACCGGACCCCGAAGCCGTGGTCGCAGCCTGCGCGGCGCTGGCCCGGCCGGGCGCCACCGTGTATTTTTCCACCATCAACCGCAATCCCAAGGCCTTCGCCTTTGCCATAGTCGGCGCCGAGTACCTGCTCAAGCTGCTGCCGGCGGGCACCCACGAATACACCAAATTCATCAAGCCCTCCGAACTCGCGGGCTGGCTGCGGGCAGCAGGACTCGAGCTGCGCGGCATGACCGGCCTGAGCTACAACCCGTTCAGCCGGCACTACCGGCTACAGCCGCGGGATGTGTCGGTGAACTACATGGTGCACGCCGTCAAACCCGGACCGGAGCCGGGCCTGTGA
- the serC gene encoding 3-phosphoserine/phosphohydroxythreonine transaminase has product MTRLYNFCAGPASLPDPVLATARDEMLDWHGSGLSLMEMSHRSPEVVGVVQRAEATLRELLGMSDDYAVLFLQGGASTQFAAAPLNLLAEGASADYVNTGQWSKKAIAEARRFGRVNVVASAEDSNFSTIPPQESWQTDPGAAYLHYTPNETIGGVEFSWIPDSAAPLVADMSSTLLSRPLDVSRFGVIYAGAQKNIGPAGLTLVIVHRELLGRAQPLCPTMLDWKTAADNESMYNTPPTFALYLAGLVFEWLKELGGLAAMEAINRRKAGALYAAIDGSDFYGNPVELPSRSLMNIPFTLADPALDKLFLQEAEAAGLLNLKGHRSVGGMRASVYNAVSEQAVAALIAFMQDFEQRRG; this is encoded by the coding sequence ATGACCCGCTTGTACAATTTTTGCGCCGGCCCGGCTTCCCTGCCGGACCCGGTGCTGGCAACCGCCCGCGACGAAATGCTGGACTGGCATGGCAGCGGCCTGTCACTGATGGAAATGAGCCACCGCAGCCCGGAGGTGGTGGGGGTGGTGCAGCGCGCCGAGGCGACCCTGCGCGAGCTGCTGGGCATGAGCGACGACTATGCGGTGCTGTTCCTGCAGGGCGGTGCCAGCACCCAGTTTGCCGCGGCGCCGCTGAACCTGCTGGCCGAGGGCGCGAGCGCCGATTACGTCAATACCGGACAGTGGTCGAAGAAGGCGATTGCCGAGGCCCGGCGCTTCGGCCGGGTCAATGTGGTGGCCAGCGCCGAAGACAGCAATTTTTCCACCATTCCACCGCAGGAGTCCTGGCAGACAGATCCCGGCGCGGCCTATCTGCACTACACCCCCAATGAAACCATTGGCGGGGTGGAGTTTTCGTGGATACCCGACAGCGCGGCGCCGCTGGTGGCGGACATGTCCTCCACCCTGCTGTCGCGGCCGCTGGATGTATCCCGGTTCGGAGTGATCTACGCCGGTGCCCAGAAGAACATCGGCCCGGCCGGGCTGACGCTGGTGATCGTTCACCGCGAGCTGCTGGGGCGGGCGCAGCCGCTGTGCCCGACGATGCTGGACTGGAAGACCGCCGCCGACAACGAGTCCATGTACAACACGCCACCGACCTTTGCGCTGTACCTGGCCGGACTGGTGTTCGAGTGGCTCAAGGAGCTGGGCGGCCTGGCGGCGATGGAGGCGATCAACCGGCGCAAGGCCGGGGCGCTGTATGCGGCCATCGATGGCAGCGATTTCTACGGCAACCCGGTGGAGCTTCCCAGCCGCTCGTTGATGAACATCCCCTTTACCCTGGCAGATCCGGCACTGGACAAACTGTTCCTGCAGGAGGCCGAGGCGGCCGGGCTGCTGAACCTGAAGGGCCACCGTTCGGTGGGTGGCATGCGGGCCAGCGTCTACAATGCGGTCAGCGAACAGGCAGTTGCCGCGCTGATCGCTTTCATGCAGGATTTCGAGCAACGCAGGGGCTGA
- a CDS encoding YciK family oxidoreductase — protein MTETTAMDSHVIPAAYQAAADLLAGKIILVTGAGDGIGRVAAECYAAHGATVVLLGRTVAKLEAVYDAIEAAGGAQPALFPLDLATATEEDYNTLAAALEQTFGRLDGLLHNAGLLGERRPLASASAKAWNEVMQVNVNAAFLLTRATLPLLEQAPEASIIFTSSGVGRRGRAYWGAYAVSKFATEGLMQVLADELENTSRIRVNSLNPGATNTAMRRSAYPGETPTDNPDPAALMPTYLYLMGADSTGITGQAFDAQG, from the coding sequence ATGACGGAGACCACAGCGATGGACAGCCATGTCATTCCCGCCGCTTATCAAGCTGCTGCCGATCTTTTGGCCGGCAAGATTATCCTGGTCACCGGCGCCGGCGACGGCATTGGCCGGGTCGCGGCAGAATGCTACGCCGCCCACGGCGCCACCGTCGTCCTGCTGGGGCGCACTGTCGCCAAGCTCGAAGCCGTCTACGATGCCATCGAAGCCGCCGGCGGCGCCCAGCCCGCGCTGTTCCCGCTGGATCTGGCCACGGCCACCGAAGAGGACTACAACACCCTGGCGGCAGCGCTGGAGCAAACCTTCGGACGCCTGGACGGACTGCTGCACAACGCCGGCCTGCTGGGGGAGCGACGCCCGCTTGCCAGCGCCAGTGCCAAGGCCTGGAACGAGGTCATGCAGGTCAATGTCAATGCCGCATTCCTGCTCACCCGCGCCACCCTGCCCCTGCTTGAACAGGCGCCCGAGGCCTCGATCATTTTTACGTCCTCCGGCGTGGGCCGCCGCGGCCGCGCGTACTGGGGGGCCTATGCCGTTTCCAAATTCGCCACCGAGGGCCTGATGCAGGTGCTGGCGGACGAACTGGAGAACACCTCCCGTATCCGGGTCAACAGCCTCAACCCCGGCGCCACCAACACCGCGATGCGGCGCAGCGCCTATCCGGGTGAAACCCCGACCGACAACCCCGATCCCGCTGCGCTGATGCCCACCTATCTGTACCTGATGGGTGCCGACAGTACCGGCATCACCGGCCAGGCGTTCGACGCGCAGGGGTGA
- a CDS encoding HAD family hydrolase encodes MSRPPPRELQSVIFDLDGTLVDTADEFVVVVQALRAEYQLPPLEPARIRANVSNGARALVTLALETPEAAPEFESQRLRLLELYADVLGSSARPYPGICELLETLAARGISWGIATNKPRLYTEGLLRALDFCPAPGSVVCADDVRDRKPHPESLYLNCRQLGCSPARAIYVGDHLRDIQAGRHAGMYTIAALYGYIESGNDPALWGADATAMHSTDLHGLILDHPLQ; translated from the coding sequence GTGAGCCGGCCGCCGCCCCGGGAGCTGCAATCGGTCATCTTCGACCTGGACGGCACCCTGGTGGATACCGCCGACGAGTTCGTGGTCGTGGTGCAGGCCCTGCGGGCCGAGTACCAGCTGCCGCCGCTGGAGCCAGCCCGCATCCGTGCCAACGTCTCCAATGGCGCCCGCGCCCTGGTCACGCTCGCGCTGGAGACTCCCGAAGCGGCTCCGGAGTTCGAGAGCCAGCGGCTGCGCCTGCTGGAACTGTACGCCGATGTGCTGGGCAGCAGCGCCCGCCCCTATCCGGGCATCTGCGAACTGCTGGAGACCCTGGCCGCGCGCGGCATCAGCTGGGGCATCGCCACCAACAAGCCACGCCTGTACACCGAAGGCTTGCTGCGGGCTCTGGACTTCTGCCCCGCCCCCGGCAGCGTGGTCTGCGCCGATGATGTGCGCGACCGCAAACCGCACCCCGAATCGCTGTACCTCAACTGCCGCCAGTTGGGCTGCAGTCCGGCGCGAGCCATCTACGTGGGCGATCACCTGCGCGACATCCAGGCCGGACGCCACGCCGGGATGTACACAATCGCCGCCCTGTATGGCTATATAGAGTCCGGCAATGATCCCGCCCTGTGGGGGGCTGATGCCACTGCCATGCACAGCACCGACCTGCATGGCCTGATCCTCGACCACCCACTGCAATGA
- the cmk gene encoding (d)CMP kinase encodes MAAAIPVIAVDGPSGAGKGTLSHLLAERLHWHFLDSGALYRVTGQACLIEGVSWQDHAAVAEVARHLQVSFVTDAGGEVRVSYRGCDVSREIRTEEGGRGASTVAAIPAVREALLARQRDFRQPPGLVADGRDMGTVVFPDAPLKIFLTASAAERARRRYQQLLAKGENVSLPRLLEDIEERDARDSSRSVAPLVPAEDAIVLDSSTMPITEVFDTVMRAVRQRGLA; translated from the coding sequence ATGGCGGCGGCGATTCCGGTCATTGCCGTGGACGGCCCCAGCGGGGCCGGCAAGGGTACCCTGAGCCACCTGCTGGCGGAGCGCCTGCACTGGCACTTCCTCGACAGTGGCGCGCTGTACCGGGTGACCGGCCAGGCCTGCCTGATCGAGGGTGTCAGCTGGCAGGATCATGCCGCCGTGGCCGAAGTTGCCCGCCATCTGCAGGTGAGCTTCGTCACCGATGCCGGGGGCGAGGTGCGGGTAAGCTACCGGGGTTGCGATGTCAGCCGCGAGATCCGCACCGAGGAGGGCGGTCGCGGCGCCTCGACCGTGGCCGCGATCCCGGCGGTGCGCGAGGCCCTGCTGGCGCGGCAAAGGGATTTCCGCCAGCCGCCGGGCCTGGTGGCCGATGGCCGCGACATGGGTACCGTGGTGTTCCCGGATGCCCCGCTGAAGATATTCCTGACCGCCAGTGCCGCCGAGCGCGCCCGGCGCCGCTACCAGCAGTTGCTGGCCAAAGGAGAAAATGTTAGTCTCCCGCGCCTTCTCGAGGACATTGAGGAGCGTGACGCGCGCGACAGTAGCCGCTCCGTCGCCCCCCTGGTGCCCGCGGAAGATGCCATCGTATTGGATAGCAGCACCATGCCCATCACTGAGGTGTTCGACACCGTGATGCGGGCAGTGAGGCAAAGAGGGCTTGCCTGA
- a CDS encoding methyl-accepting chemotaxis protein, translating to MPRVLHKIRVKYAIAFISVALALLAIVVVDALLVNTVKQRMTEFSSTFNPASSAILNADRDLYQARVAELEYVQAAPGSVRAEQLRALFAEDAGQALERMQAFISMLAQYPDITAELAGFEELFSSWQNQSRQVFELRDAGDQAAAEAQLTAGSLAAFDALREIYNLAGELADAKVIELEAVTLERVRLQQIAVSAFAVLVFVIATAIALMGPHMMSRAIEQVTGRIREISEGDGDLTVRIDSSRKDEIGDLATQFNGFIARMDHTLLAVRSSTRSVHHAADEIARSSQELASRTEQTSANLQETSASMEEITATVGNTSDAAQQADQLAKSTVTVAHEGQQSMRDVETTMSTISESATQINEIVTLIDGIAFQTNILALNASVEAARAGEHGRGFAVVAQEVRTLASRSSDASRDIRRLVENSVASTQAGSELVRKAGSTMQNIVDSIEQVTRMIGEISSGAMEQSHGISQVNTAVNELDSMTQHNAAMVEQSSAAADGMRTQAEQLQALIAAFRLSRREEGAAASTPARRTPANKVAPVGTDKSRRRAA from the coding sequence ATGCCCAGGGTCCTCCACAAGATCAGAGTCAAATATGCAATCGCCTTCATCAGCGTGGCACTCGCACTGCTGGCCATCGTGGTCGTCGATGCCCTGTTGGTAAACACCGTCAAGCAGCGGATGACCGAGTTCAGCAGCACCTTCAATCCGGCCTCTTCCGCCATTCTCAATGCCGACCGGGATCTGTATCAGGCGCGTGTTGCGGAACTGGAGTACGTCCAGGCAGCTCCCGGCTCGGTTCGAGCGGAGCAATTGCGGGCCCTGTTTGCCGAGGATGCGGGCCAGGCCCTGGAGCGGATGCAGGCATTCATTTCCATGCTGGCGCAGTACCCCGATATCACCGCTGAACTGGCCGGCTTCGAGGAGCTGTTCTCTAGCTGGCAGAACCAGTCCCGCCAGGTCTTCGAGCTGCGGGACGCGGGGGATCAGGCCGCTGCCGAAGCGCAGCTGACCGCCGGTTCACTGGCGGCCTTCGATGCGCTGCGCGAGATCTACAACCTGGCGGGGGAACTGGCGGATGCCAAGGTCATCGAACTGGAGGCCGTCACCCTGGAGCGCGTGCGTTTGCAGCAGATCGCGGTGTCTGCGTTCGCGGTACTGGTATTTGTGATCGCCACTGCCATCGCCCTGATGGGCCCGCACATGATGTCGCGCGCCATCGAACAGGTCACCGGCCGCATCCGCGAAATCAGCGAGGGCGACGGCGATCTGACGGTGCGTATCGACAGCTCCCGCAAGGATGAAATCGGCGATCTGGCCACCCAGTTCAACGGCTTCATTGCCCGCATGGACCACACGCTGCTGGCAGTGCGTTCCAGCACCCGCAGCGTGCATCACGCCGCCGACGAAATAGCCAGGAGCAGCCAGGAGCTGGCGTCGCGGACTGAACAGACCTCCGCCAATCTGCAGGAAACGTCGGCCTCAATGGAGGAGATTACCGCCACCGTGGGCAACACTTCCGATGCCGCCCAGCAAGCCGATCAGCTGGCCAAATCCACGGTGACGGTAGCCCACGAGGGACAGCAATCCATGCGCGATGTAGAGACCACAATGAGCACCATCAGTGAGTCGGCGACGCAGATCAATGAAATCGTCACGCTGATCGACGGTATCGCGTTCCAGACCAATATTCTCGCGCTCAATGCCTCCGTCGAGGCCGCCAGGGCCGGCGAGCACGGCCGCGGTTTCGCGGTGGTGGCACAGGAAGTCCGCACTCTCGCCAGCCGTTCCAGTGACGCATCGCGCGATATCCGCCGCCTGGTCGAGAACTCGGTCGCCTCTACCCAGGCCGGCTCGGAACTGGTGCGCAAGGCCGGCAGCACCATGCAGAACATCGTCGACAGCATTGAACAGGTGACCCGCATGATCGGCGAAATCAGCTCCGGTGCAATGGAACAGAGTCACGGCATCAGTCAGGTGAATACCGCAGTCAACGAACTGGACAGCATGACCCAGCACAATGCAGCCATGGTGGAACAGAGCAGCGCCGCCGCGGATGGTATGCGGACCCAGGCAGAACAGCTGCAGGCGCTGATTGCCGCCTTCCGCCTCAGCAGGCGCGAAGAGGGCGCCGCGGCCTCGACGCCCGCTCGCCGCACACCGGCCAACAAGGTTGCCCCTGTCGGCACCGACAAATCCCGGCGTCGGGCGGCCTGA
- the pheA gene encoding prephenate dehydratase: MADSRDLNQVRADIDAIDRDIQALITRRAECAQRVAQIKLAEMLAARSRGEPVTEVNYYRPEREAQVLQRIIERDRGPLGGTTVAHIFREIMSACLALERPLQVAYLGPEGTFTQAAALKHFGHAAICVPQHTIDAVFAEVQSGDCNYGVVPVENSTEGMVSHTLDSFMDSPLKISGEVEMRIGHHLLVAAATPSESVTRICAHQQALAQCRNWLDLHWPLVPREAVSSNGEAARLAATTPGVAAVAGDMAAELYQLEILAEHIEDYPDNTTRFLVIGREEVPPSGRDKTSLIVSSRNKPGALFSLLDPFRRAGVSLTRIDTRPSRTEKWAYVFFIEFEGHLQDDNVRGIVAELEEQSILLKPLGSYPQAVL; encoded by the coding sequence ATGGCAGACAGCAGGGATCTCAACCAGGTCAGGGCGGATATCGACGCGATCGACCGGGACATCCAGGCGCTGATCACGCGCCGCGCCGAATGCGCCCAGCGGGTGGCACAGATCAAGCTCGCCGAGATGCTGGCCGCGCGTTCGCGCGGCGAGCCGGTCACGGAAGTCAATTACTACCGGCCCGAGCGCGAGGCCCAGGTGCTGCAACGCATTATCGAGCGCGACCGGGGGCCGCTGGGGGGCACCACGGTGGCCCATATCTTTCGCGAGATCATGTCCGCCTGCCTGGCACTGGAGCGGCCGCTGCAGGTCGCCTACCTGGGGCCCGAGGGGACCTTCACCCAGGCTGCCGCGCTGAAGCATTTTGGCCACGCCGCAATCTGCGTGCCCCAGCACACCATCGATGCGGTCTTCGCCGAAGTGCAGTCCGGCGACTGCAACTACGGCGTGGTACCGGTGGAGAACTCCACCGAAGGCATGGTCAGCCACACGCTGGACAGTTTCATGGATTCCCCGCTGAAGATCTCGGGTGAGGTGGAAATGCGGATCGGCCACCACCTGCTGGTGGCTGCGGCGACCCCCAGCGAGTCCGTGACCCGGATCTGTGCCCATCAGCAGGCGCTGGCACAATGCCGCAACTGGCTGGACCTGCACTGGCCGCTGGTGCCCCGGGAGGCGGTGAGCAGCAATGGCGAGGCCGCCAGGCTGGCGGCCACCACGCCGGGCGTGGCAGCGGTGGCCGGGGACATGGCGGCCGAACTCTACCAGCTGGAGATCCTGGCCGAACACATCGAGGACTATCCGGATAATACCACCCGATTCCTGGTTATCGGCCGCGAGGAGGTGCCTCCCAGTGGTCGCGACAAGACCTCACTGATCGTCTCCAGCCGCAACAAGCCCGGTGCCCTGTTCAGCCTGCTGGACCCGTTTCGCCGTGCCGGTGTCAGTCTGACCCGGATCGATACCCGTCCTTCGCGCACCGAGAAGTGGGCCTATGTCTTTTTCATCGAATTCGAGGGCCACCTGCAGGACGACAATGTGCGCGGCATCGTCGCCGAGTTGGAGGAGCAGTCCATCCTGCTCAAGCCGCTGGGTTCCTACCCGCAGGCGGTACTCTGA
- a CDS encoding prephenate dehydrogenase/arogenate dehydrogenase family protein: MAADSLPGGTTPTVVILGLGLIGGSLARALHGSGFSHRCIGWGHREASLQRGLELGVIDAYTLDLEEAVDAADILVIATPTLVAEQMLEQILPRLRQRGQPPVITDVASVKGSLQRTAEAVWGGMPPRLVLGHPIAGSERSGVEASDAQLFVNHRVILTPVEANEPAAVELVRAMWLSTGAEVVDMGVAEHDTVLAATSHLPHVLAYALVDALASGDASEDIFRFAAGGFRDFTRIASSDPVMWRDIAIANRSALLQAIDQFSDRLGQLRAAIDRGDGDSLLDTFDRAKTARDAFAALLASRTGS, translated from the coding sequence ATGGCCGCTGACTCGCTGCCGGGCGGTACCACGCCGACGGTAGTCATCCTTGGCCTGGGACTGATTGGGGGCTCGCTGGCGCGGGCCCTGCACGGCAGCGGTTTCAGTCACCGCTGCATTGGCTGGGGCCACCGCGAGGCCTCGCTGCAGCGCGGCCTGGAGCTGGGGGTGATCGACGCCTATACCCTGGACCTGGAGGAAGCGGTGGATGCCGCTGACATCCTGGTGATTGCGACGCCTACCCTGGTGGCGGAGCAAATGCTGGAACAGATCCTGCCCCGGCTGCGGCAGCGGGGGCAACCGCCAGTGATCACCGATGTCGCCAGCGTCAAGGGCAGCCTGCAGCGTACCGCCGAGGCGGTATGGGGCGGGATGCCGCCGCGGCTGGTGCTGGGACATCCCATTGCCGGTTCCGAGCGCAGTGGGGTGGAGGCGTCGGATGCCCAGTTATTTGTCAATCACCGGGTGATTCTGACCCCGGTGGAAGCCAACGAGCCGGCCGCGGTGGAACTGGTGCGGGCCATGTGGCTGAGCACCGGCGCCGAGGTGGTGGACATGGGAGTGGCGGAGCACGACACAGTGCTGGCCGCCACCAGTCATCTGCCTCATGTGCTCGCCTATGCACTGGTGGACGCGCTGGCCAGCGGTGACGCCAGCGAGGATATCTTCCGCTTTGCCGCCGGCGGCTTCCGCGACTTCACCCGCATCGCCTCCAGCGACCCGGTGATGTGGCGCGACATTGCCATCGCCAACCGGTCGGCATTGCTGCAGGCCATCGACCAGTTCAGCGACCGCCTGGGACAATTGCGCGCGGCCATCGACCGCGGTGACGGCGACAGCCTGCTGGACACCTTTGATCGTGCCAAGACCGCCCGCGATGCCTTCGCCGCGCTATTGGCCTCCCGTACTGGCAGCTAA
- a CDS encoding GNAT family N-acetyltransferase — protein sequence MSVAFELSRDPRYLQQYYDLRERCFRKELGIPHFDGSEDERDRQGFILLARQGDRCLGGVRIATSLDIDREIDDLNLPPDDCCMWERLVIDPAIRERTMQLRRDFCSRLVSASRRCGYRHALVLSSLRNARFYRQCHSAMGVGFRIHRQIPGCARGAFAGLEHYLSVADLQSKARAVIAAQSKPRVAIAA from the coding sequence TTGTCGGTTGCATTCGAATTGTCCCGGGATCCCCGGTACTTGCAGCAATACTACGATCTGCGCGAACGGTGTTTCAGAAAGGAACTTGGCATACCTCACTTTGACGGCTCCGAGGACGAGCGGGACCGGCAGGGCTTTATCCTGCTCGCGCGCCAGGGAGACCGCTGTCTGGGCGGAGTCCGGATCGCAACGAGCCTGGATATCGATCGCGAGATCGACGATCTCAACCTGCCTCCCGATGACTGCTGCATGTGGGAGCGGCTGGTGATTGATCCGGCGATCCGGGAGCGCACCATGCAGTTGCGGCGCGATTTCTGCTCCCGGCTGGTCAGCGCCTCGCGCAGATGCGGTTATCGGCATGCACTGGTACTGAGTTCACTGCGCAACGCGCGTTTCTACCGCCAGTGCCATTCGGCAATGGGGGTGGGCTTCCGCATCCATCGTCAGATCCCCGGCTGCGCGCGCGGCGCCTTTGCCGGTCTGGAGCACTACCTGTCGGTCGCCGATCTGCAGAGCAAGGCACGGGCAGTGATAGCGGCGCAGAGCAAGCCACGGGTAGCGATAGCGGCCTGA
- a CDS encoding TRZ/ATZ family hydrolase gives MTALPESVDTLIHAGWILPLAPATSVLENYSLAVGNGRILALLPRAEAAEVQARETFDLPGHVLLPGLVNAHGHAAMSLLRGYADDQPLLPWLQQHIWPAEAQHVGPEFVAVGVELAIAEMLRSGTTTFADMYFFPDVCARVVDANGIRCQLTFPVLDFPTAWARDADEYIRKGLALRDDVKHHQLMTVAFGPHAPYTVSPDNLAKVATLAAELDVPVQIHLHETRGEVQQAVEQHGARPLDSLHRLGLLGPRTQCVHMTELTAPEIALLAETGAHVVHCPQSNMKLASGACPVDELLAAGVNVALGTDGAASNNDLNLFGEMQSAALLAKLQSGDASALPAAQALSMATLGGARALGLEDQIGSLEPGKQADMIAVDLSGPETRPCTTRCRNWYTPAMAARSVTAG, from the coding sequence ATGACTGCGCTGCCAGAGTCCGTAGACACCCTGATCCACGCCGGCTGGATCCTGCCGCTGGCCCCCGCCACCTCAGTGCTGGAAAACTACAGCCTGGCGGTCGGCAACGGCCGCATCCTGGCCCTGTTGCCACGCGCCGAAGCGGCCGAAGTGCAGGCCCGCGAGACCTTCGATCTGCCCGGCCACGTGCTGCTGCCGGGCCTGGTCAACGCCCACGGCCACGCCGCGATGAGCCTGCTGCGCGGCTACGCCGACGACCAGCCGCTGCTGCCCTGGCTGCAGCAGCACATCTGGCCGGCGGAAGCCCAACACGTGGGGCCCGAGTTTGTCGCAGTCGGTGTCGAGCTCGCGATTGCCGAAATGCTGCGCTCGGGCACTACCACCTTTGCCGACATGTACTTCTTTCCCGACGTCTGCGCCCGGGTGGTAGACGCCAACGGTATCCGCTGCCAGCTGACCTTTCCGGTGCTGGACTTCCCCACCGCCTGGGCGCGGGACGCGGACGAGTATATCCGCAAGGGCCTGGCGCTGCGCGATGACGTCAAGCATCACCAGTTGATGACGGTGGCCTTCGGCCCGCATGCCCCCTATACCGTCAGCCCGGACAACCTGGCCAAGGTGGCTACCCTGGCCGCGGAGCTCGATGTACCGGTGCAGATTCACCTGCACGAGACCCGCGGCGAAGTGCAGCAGGCAGTCGAGCAGCACGGCGCACGCCCACTGGACAGCCTGCACCGCCTGGGCCTGCTGGGCCCGCGCACCCAGTGCGTGCACATGACCGAACTGACCGCGCCGGAGATCGCCCTGCTGGCCGAGACCGGCGCCCATGTGGTGCACTGCCCCCAGTCCAACATGAAACTGGCCTCCGGGGCCTGTCCGGTCGACGAGCTGCTGGCGGCGGGGGTCAATGTCGCGCTGGGCACCGATGGCGCGGCCAGCAACAATGACCTGAACCTGTTTGGCGAGATGCAGAGCGCGGCGCTGCTGGCCAAGCTGCAGTCCGGCGATGCCAGCGCCCTGCCGGCGGCCCAGGCGCTGAGCATGGCCACCCTGGGCGGCGCGCGGGCACTGGGACTGGAGGACCAGATCGGCAGTCTGGAACCGGGCAAGCAGGCCGACATGATCGCGGTAGACCTGTCGGGCCCTGAAACACGGCCCTGTACAACCCGCTGTCGCAACTGGTATACGCCTGCAATGGCAGCCAGGTCAGTCACAGCTGGGTAG